In Planococcus sp. MB-3u-03, the DNA window AGCGATTGAATATTATGAGCGGGCGCTCCGGTCAGAAGACATTCAAGACAGCATCCGCATCACAGCTAATATGGGACTTGCCCATAAACGTCTTGCAGAGCAGTATTCAGCAGTAGACGAACCAGCAAAAAAAATTCAAAGTTTTGTTCGTGCTTTGGCTATTTATGATGCAGTACTTGAACAATCACCTGATTTCATCGATGCGTTGGAGAAAAAAGGCCATGCAGCAGTCGATTATATGAATCTTCAAATCGAATTGAACTTATTCTCCGAAGCTCACGCATCATTCCATGAAGCCGTCGAAGCATTCGAAAAGGCCATCGAGCTGTCGCCTAAGCAAGGCGGCTCGCGCAATCGGCTCGCTTCTGCCTATCGCGAAAGGGGCAAGCTGTATATGAAGCAAGGCCATGTGGAAGAAGCGATCGCAAGCCTCAGTGAATCGTTAACGCTAAGCGCTGAAGTGATGGAAAAAACACCTGATTATATCTATTCGCATAACAGCATTGGCAAGACCCACGAACAATTAGCGGATGTCTATGCAGTTTCTGGCCAAGCGGATCTGGCAGAAGCGCATTACAACAAAGCGTCAGCCCCTTACAAACAAATGCTTGAACGCGCACCAGGATTAAAAGAGGCGGTTGAGCGAACACAGATGCTGGAGAAAAAACTAAAATGAGTAGAGACAATAAAGGAGGCCCATTATGAACGCATTAGTAATCGGTGCAACAGGAGCGACAGGAAAAGACCTTGTAGAGCAATTGATGAAAGATGATTCATTTGAAAGAGTCGATGTATTCGTAAGGCGTCCACTGGATAATCAGCATGATAAATTAACAGTCCATGTCATCGATTTTGACCAGCCGGATACATGGCGCGACTTGGTCAAAGGGGATGTGTTGTTTTCCTGCTTGGGCACGACAATTAAAGCCGCAGGAAGCAAAGAGGCACAATGGAAAGTCGATTATGGCTATCAATATGAATTTGCGAAAGCCGCAAGAGAAAATGGAGTCGACCGGTATGTATTGGTATCGGCTGAATTTGCCTCGCCAAAAGCCCGCAGCTTTTATTCGAAGATGAAGGGGCAGTTGGAGGAAGCGGTTAAAGAGTTAGGCTTTCCGAAGTTAACCATCATCAAGCCGCCGATCTTGATGAGGAAGGGAAGCGACCGCACCTTCGAAGTGCTGGGCTTAAAAGCCATTCAATTCATGAATAAAGCAGGATTGTTTCGTTCACAACAGCCGCTTCCCACTGAAGAATTGGCTATGGCGATGATCAACTCAGCAAAACGAACACAAGATGAAAATGAACCATTGATAGGGACAGCCATACGCGAACGCGCGTCTTTAAAATTTGATTGAATAGAACTATTCAAAAAGGAGGAGTGGTAAATACCGCAAATGAATATAATTATTCAACTTCTTGTTGAGTGAAGGAGGTGTGCTAGTGAAAAGGAACATCGGGTTCTCGGCTTTTCTGTTCTTCATTGCAGTTTTCATTTATTTGGTTATTCAATATTATTCAGAGGAACCGAGTGAGCAGGCGGGAAATGCCAGCATTCCACAAAGCAACACTAGCTACAACATTGACCTCGATATGAAAGAAGCAGGAGTTTTCCAGGTTTCTGCAGACATCCTAATTACAAACAACTCACAGGAAAGTTGGGCAGACATCGCCTTCCACCTTGTCCCCAACGCTATGAATAAAAATATGACTAAAGGTTATTCGGTCGAATCAACAAACCTGCAAGTG includes these proteins:
- a CDS encoding NAD(P)H-binding protein encodes the protein MNALVIGATGATGKDLVEQLMKDDSFERVDVFVRRPLDNQHDKLTVHVIDFDQPDTWRDLVKGDVLFSCLGTTIKAAGSKEAQWKVDYGYQYEFAKAARENGVDRYVLVSAEFASPKARSFYSKMKGQLEEAVKELGFPKLTIIKPPILMRKGSDRTFEVLGLKAIQFMNKAGLFRSQQPLPTEELAMAMINSAKRTQDENEPLIGTAIRERASLKFD